The following proteins are co-located in the Shouchella hunanensis genome:
- the panC gene encoding pantoate--beta-alanine ligase, whose amino-acid sequence MLVVTTIKELQQVLSPYRSDNQTIGFVPTMGALHAGHQSLFSVARDHHDVVVVSIFVNPLQFGPGEDYETYPRQQALDEQVARESGCDVLFCPTVGEMYPDGFPQVVHVKQGADVMCGRSRPGHFDGVATVVLKLFSVVQPNEAFFGEKDAQQLAIIKQLVKEFFLPITVTGCPTVREEDGLARSSRNVYLTAEERRYAPLLYKALQKAQASGKRDPSILVADVKATLASIPVGEIDYVEAYEYPSLKKVNEANALIIVAFAYQFKKARLIDHIVMDFNNRGETPCSEQ is encoded by the coding sequence ATGCTTGTTGTGACTACCATAAAGGAATTACAGCAAGTGCTCTCTCCGTATCGTTCTGATAACCAAACAATTGGCTTTGTTCCAACGATGGGTGCCTTGCATGCAGGGCATCAGTCGCTCTTCTCAGTAGCTAGAGACCATCATGATGTTGTGGTCGTATCCATTTTTGTCAATCCGCTTCAATTTGGCCCGGGAGAAGATTATGAAACGTATCCAAGGCAGCAAGCGCTTGATGAACAAGTAGCAAGAGAAAGTGGTTGTGACGTCCTATTTTGTCCAACCGTTGGAGAGATGTACCCAGATGGCTTTCCACAAGTGGTTCATGTTAAGCAAGGAGCAGACGTTATGTGTGGAAGAAGTCGCCCTGGACATTTTGATGGGGTGGCAACGGTTGTCTTAAAATTGTTTTCTGTTGTTCAACCAAATGAAGCATTTTTTGGTGAAAAAGATGCCCAGCAGCTTGCGATCATCAAGCAGCTTGTAAAAGAATTTTTCTTGCCAATTACCGTAACAGGTTGTCCGACTGTCCGAGAAGAAGATGGATTGGCACGAAGTTCACGGAATGTCTACTTAACGGCAGAAGAGCGTCGTTATGCGCCATTGCTTTACAAAGCACTTCAGAAAGCGCAAGCGTCCGGAAAAAGAGATCCATCGATACTCGTAGCAGACGTTAAGGCTACTCTTGCGTCCATCCCAGTCGGCGAGATTGACTATGTGGAAGCCTATGAATACCCATCGTTAAAAAAAGTGAATGAAGCCAATGCCCTTATCATTGTGGCGTTCGCTTATCAGTTTAAAAAAGCACGTTTAATTGACCATATCGTAATGGATTTTAACAACCGAGGTGAAACACCATGTTCCGAACAATGA
- the panB gene encoding 3-methyl-2-oxobutanoate hydroxymethyltransferase: MKTTTQFLQMKKDNEPIAMLTAYDAPSAKLAERAGVDMILVGDSLGMVMLGYDSTVPVTMDDMVLHTKSVKRGAKDTFVVTDLPFFAYHSTFSETAANVRRLMQEAGADAVKLEGGKEIVETVRLLVQAGVPVVGHIGLTPQSVGVLGGYKVQGKDQETAEQLVEDAKAIAEAGAFAIVAECIPHQLGTILSKQVAAPIIGIGAGNQTDGQVLVYHDVIGYESPRVPKFVKQYVSISPVIEDGLIQYVREVKGRDFPAPEHQYTMKEDGWLTLYGGTK, from the coding sequence ATGAAAACAACAACCCAATTTTTACAGATGAAAAAAGACAACGAACCCATTGCCATGCTGACGGCCTATGACGCGCCTTCTGCTAAGCTTGCTGAGCGGGCTGGAGTCGATATGATTTTGGTTGGAGACTCCCTAGGCATGGTAATGCTTGGTTATGACTCTACTGTTCCAGTAACAATGGACGACATGGTGTTGCACACAAAATCGGTTAAAAGAGGCGCGAAAGACACATTTGTAGTGACTGATTTACCGTTTTTTGCGTACCATAGTACGTTTTCTGAAACAGCTGCTAATGTGCGTCGATTAATGCAAGAAGCAGGTGCAGATGCTGTTAAACTCGAAGGTGGAAAAGAGATCGTTGAGACGGTTCGCTTACTTGTGCAGGCTGGTGTACCCGTTGTTGGTCATATTGGTCTTACACCACAATCAGTAGGTGTACTAGGTGGCTACAAAGTGCAAGGAAAAGATCAAGAAACCGCTGAGCAGTTAGTAGAGGACGCAAAAGCAATCGCTGAGGCAGGTGCTTTTGCCATTGTTGCTGAGTGTATTCCTCACCAGCTCGGAACCATTTTGTCAAAACAAGTAGCAGCACCTATCATTGGGATTGGCGCTGGAAATCAAACAGATGGTCAAGTGCTTGTATACCATGATGTCATTGGATATGAATCACCTCGCGTACCGAAATTTGTTAAACAGTATGTATCGATTTCACCGGTCATTGAGGATGGGCTTATTCAGTATGTACGTGAAGTAAAAGGAAGAGATTTTCCTGCACCAGAGCATCAGTACACAATGAAAGAAGATGGCTGGTTAACCCTTTACGGAGGAACGAAGTAA
- a CDS encoding YitT family protein yields MSKHIKNIVFILLGTALMAFGLVYFNMQYNLADGGVTGITLLLYFLFQFNPAISNLLINIPLFFIGWKMLGRTTFFYTLIGTFSLSLFLDLFQRIPFSTALADDLMLAALFAGAIVGVGLGIVFRFGGTTGGADIIAKLCLRYFGWSIGRTFLVFDSCVIVISLLYLDLREAMYTIVYVFIAAKVIDFIQQGSYSAKAAFIISDDLEQISEAILREMGRGATALKGKGSFTGNDKEILYCVVARNETVRLRSIVHRIDPHAFMAINDVTEAAGEGFTLDDNKMPLRVD; encoded by the coding sequence ATGAGTAAGCACATTAAGAACATTGTATTTATCTTGCTCGGTACAGCATTAATGGCTTTTGGACTCGTTTATTTTAATATGCAGTACAATTTAGCTGATGGAGGCGTTACAGGCATTACGCTCCTGCTTTACTTTTTGTTTCAGTTTAATCCCGCTATTTCAAACTTACTTATTAACATCCCTTTGTTTTTTATTGGCTGGAAAATGCTTGGGCGGACGACATTCTTTTACACTCTCATTGGCACATTTAGTTTATCGCTTTTCTTAGACTTATTTCAACGTATTCCTTTCTCCACAGCACTGGCAGATGATTTAATGCTTGCTGCTTTGTTTGCAGGTGCTATCGTTGGGGTCGGTCTCGGTATCGTTTTCCGTTTTGGTGGTACAACTGGCGGAGCTGATATTATTGCAAAACTATGCTTGCGCTATTTCGGTTGGAGCATTGGCAGAACTTTCTTAGTATTTGATTCCTGTGTCATTGTGATTTCTCTTCTTTATCTTGATCTTAGAGAAGCCATGTATACAATCGTTTATGTTTTTATCGCCGCCAAAGTCATCGATTTTATTCAACAAGGATCGTATTCCGCTAAGGCTGCTTTTATTATATCTGATGATTTAGAACAAATATCGGAAGCGATTTTGCGAGAGATGGGGCGAGGCGCTACCGCATTAAAGGGAAAAGGGTCCTTTACTGGTAACGATAAAGAAATCTTGTATTGTGTCGTTGCACGAAATGAAACCGTTCGCTTACGTTCTATCGTTCATCGAATTGATCCTCATGCGTTTATGGCAATCAATGATGTGACGGAAGCCGCTGGTGAAGGGTTTACCCTCGATGATAACAAGATGCCTTTACGCGTGGACTAA
- the bshB1 gene encoding bacillithiol biosynthesis deacetylase BshB1: MSTYHCDLLAVGAHPDDIEIGMGGTIAKYVKEGYQCHFLTLTRAELSSNGDVYTRQKEAEAAANILGVQHRVQLNVKDRGLKSMTDEDKNELIRIIRAKKPRFIFVPLEDRHPDHGNCATIMKEAIFDAGIKNRLPGSEPHKIEACFSYFINGFAQPDFVMDVSTVYKEKMAALQAYQSQFHPKDGVLTPLTDDYLESVMDRDRLFAKEVGLTYAEGFKTHRPLKMANLFER, from the coding sequence ATGTCGACTTATCATTGTGATTTACTAGCAGTTGGAGCTCATCCAGATGACATCGAAATCGGCATGGGTGGAACAATTGCGAAATATGTGAAGGAAGGCTATCAGTGTCATTTTTTAACGTTAACACGAGCGGAGTTATCATCGAATGGTGATGTTTATACAAGGCAAAAGGAAGCAGAGGCAGCAGCAAACATACTCGGTGTTCAACATCGGGTGCAATTGAACGTAAAGGACCGCGGTCTGAAAAGCATGACTGATGAAGACAAAAATGAACTAATAAGAATCATTCGAGCAAAAAAACCACGTTTTATTTTTGTCCCTTTAGAAGATCGTCATCCAGACCATGGTAACTGTGCAACGATTATGAAGGAAGCCATTTTCGATGCTGGTATTAAAAATCGCTTACCAGGTAGCGAACCGCACAAAATTGAGGCTTGCTTTAGCTATTTTATAAATGGCTTTGCGCAACCGGATTTTGTAATGGATGTTAGCACAGTCTATAAAGAAAAAATGGCTGCCTTACAAGCCTATCAAAGTCAATTTCATCCAAAAGATGGCGTTTTAACACCGTTAACCGATGATTATCTTGAATCAGTCATGGATCGAGATCGCTTGTTTGCAAAAGAAGTTGGTTTAACCTATGCAGAGGGGTTTAAAACGCACCGCCCTTTAAAGATGGCAAATTTATTTGAAAGGTGA
- a CDS encoding CCA tRNA nucleotidyltransferase: MNKHVEQCLQTLHEKGYEAYLVGGAVRDYLLGLKPKDFDITTSASPEQIEACFHKTIRINERFQTVLVYQSNVQIEVSTFKGHTFVDDIQARDFTINSLAYSLKDGVLDLVNGTSDLTNKCIRSYRPEEILQSDPLRILRAARFVSTLGFHVEKETLQACQKYANGLTAVARERMAVEWVGLLKGGYKHKAFSFLETIRLEEVLPFLTLHPFVYNVLKSNESVSWDSDVRALVEYCLIAGTTDMLAALPFSKQVKKQVKQRYHMYHYRLNQQWSDWELYQAGLSMAIEVEKIREGRGMDFEALEKMKNRYQELPIQSKSDLDLTGRDLIEELNKNPGPWVKAALEQLQKAVVERVVPNERDALIHYYMRESE; the protein is encoded by the coding sequence ATGAATAAGCACGTTGAACAATGCCTGCAAACACTACATGAAAAGGGATATGAGGCATACCTAGTTGGAGGAGCCGTTCGTGATTACTTACTAGGACTTAAGCCAAAAGATTTTGATATCACCACAAGCGCTTCACCTGAACAAATTGAAGCGTGTTTTCATAAAACGATTCGAATTAATGAACGTTTTCAAACGGTGCTTGTTTATCAAAGTAACGTACAAATAGAAGTGTCGACCTTTAAAGGACATACCTTTGTCGATGATATTCAAGCACGAGATTTCACAATCAATAGTTTAGCGTACAGCCTTAAAGACGGCGTATTGGACTTGGTAAACGGAACATCTGACTTGACTAATAAGTGTATTCGGTCCTATCGACCTGAAGAGATCCTACAGTCCGATCCGCTTCGCATCCTTCGAGCGGCACGGTTTGTCAGTACATTGGGCTTTCATGTAGAAAAGGAAACGTTGCAAGCATGTCAAAAGTATGCCAATGGTCTTACCGCTGTTGCACGGGAGCGAATGGCAGTAGAATGGGTTGGGTTACTAAAAGGCGGTTACAAACATAAAGCATTTTCTTTTTTGGAAACGATACGTTTAGAGGAAGTACTCCCTTTTTTAACCCTTCATCCTTTCGTCTATAATGTACTTAAATCGAATGAGTCTGTTTCGTGGGACTCGGATGTAAGGGCGTTAGTGGAATATTGCCTAATTGCTGGTACAACAGATATGCTGGCTGCTCTACCGTTTTCCAAGCAGGTGAAAAAACAAGTGAAGCAACGCTATCATATGTATCATTACCGTCTGAATCAGCAATGGTCAGATTGGGAATTGTATCAGGCTGGACTAAGTATGGCAATAGAAGTCGAGAAGATTCGGGAAGGTCGAGGAATGGATTTTGAAGCACTAGAGAAAATGAAAAATCGCTACCAAGAATTGCCTATCCAATCAAAATCAGATTTAGATCTAACGGGAAGAGACTTAATTGAGGAACTAAACAAAAACCCAGGTCCATGGGTAAAGGCGGCTCTAGAACAACTTCAAAAGGCTGTAGTTGAACGGGTTGTTCCAAATGAACGAGACGCTCTAATCCATTACTACATGCGAGAGAGTGAGTAA
- a CDS encoding nucleotide pyrophosphohydrolase, translating into MDNQKTMAHMQQEVDAYISQFKEGYFSPLAMMARLTEELGELAREVNHTYGEKPKKETEKEKAMEEEVGDVLFVLICLANSLNIDLEEAHTRVMNKFTTRDADRWTKIEEGDQRND; encoded by the coding sequence ATGGATAATCAAAAAACAATGGCACACATGCAGCAAGAAGTCGATGCCTATATTAGCCAATTTAAGGAAGGTTATTTTAGTCCACTCGCCATGATGGCGAGACTAACAGAAGAACTTGGTGAACTAGCGCGAGAAGTAAACCATACATACGGCGAGAAGCCGAAAAAAGAAACGGAAAAAGAAAAAGCAATGGAAGAAGAGGTAGGCGACGTTTTGTTCGTTCTTATTTGTCTCGCCAACTCGTTGAACATTGATTTAGAGGAAGCCCATACACGCGTTATGAATAAATTTACTACCCGCGATGCTGATCGTTGGACAAAGATAGAAGAAGGAGATCAACGGAATGATTAA
- the bshA gene encoding N-acetyl-alpha-D-glucosaminyl L-malate synthase BshA, with protein sequence MKPKKIGISCYPTVGGSGVVATELGKQLASRGHEVHFITTEIPFRLDDKVYPNIFFHEVEVNQYAVFKHPPHDLTAASKLAEVIRTHELDILHVHYAVPHAVCAILAKQMSGRSIKIMTTLHGTDITVLGFDPSLQPLIRFGIEQSDCVTAVSHDLVRQTKELVETSKSIETVYNFVDEDVYYPKPVEGLAAHYGISRDERVLIHISNFRPVKRILDVLKSFSLILNKAKAKLLLIGNGPELPIARQYIKEHGLEENVLVLGNQKHIAELLSMSDVMLLLSEKESFGLVALEAMACGVPVVGTAIGGIPEVIEDGATGYLVPVGDVEFVAERVLQLLQDQATHQRFRERALKRVKQEFYSQRIVSEYERLYEKMLQEDGTMDE encoded by the coding sequence TTGAAACCAAAGAAAATTGGCATTAGCTGTTATCCTACAGTTGGTGGTTCAGGAGTAGTTGCAACAGAATTAGGGAAGCAGCTCGCCTCAAGGGGACACGAAGTTCACTTTATTACAACAGAAATTCCGTTTCGTCTTGACGATAAAGTTTATCCGAACATTTTTTTTCATGAGGTGGAAGTGAACCAATATGCTGTTTTTAAACATCCACCTCACGATTTAACAGCGGCAAGTAAATTAGCAGAAGTCATTCGCACTCATGAACTTGATATTTTACATGTTCACTATGCTGTTCCCCACGCTGTTTGTGCCATTTTGGCAAAACAAATGAGCGGACGATCTATTAAAATTATGACAACTTTACATGGCACGGATATTACCGTACTAGGTTTTGATCCGTCTCTTCAACCGTTAATTCGCTTTGGGATTGAACAATCGGATTGTGTAACCGCAGTCTCACATGATTTAGTTCGCCAAACGAAAGAGTTAGTCGAAACGTCGAAATCAATTGAAACGGTATACAATTTTGTGGATGAAGATGTGTATTACCCTAAACCAGTCGAAGGACTCGCAGCTCATTACGGTATTTCAAGAGATGAACGTGTTCTCATTCACATCTCGAATTTCCGACCTGTTAAACGCATTCTCGACGTCTTAAAAAGCTTTTCGCTTATTTTAAATAAAGCGAAAGCGAAACTACTGCTCATTGGAAACGGCCCAGAATTACCAATTGCCAGACAATACATAAAAGAACATGGGCTTGAGGAAAATGTACTTGTTTTAGGTAATCAGAAACATATCGCTGAGCTTTTATCAATGAGTGACGTTATGCTTTTATTAAGTGAAAAAGAAAGCTTCGGGCTTGTGGCATTAGAAGCCATGGCATGTGGTGTACCTGTTGTAGGTACAGCAATTGGTGGCATTCCAGAAGTCATTGAAGATGGAGCGACTGGTTACCTTGTCCCTGTAGGTGACGTAGAATTTGTTGCAGAGCGAGTACTTCAGTTGCTTCAAGACCAAGCCACTCATCAACGCTTTCGCGAACGTGCGTTAAAGCGAGTGAAGCAGGAATTCTACTCGCAGCGGATTGTTAGTGAATATGAGCGATTGTACGAAAAAATGTTGCAGGAAGATGGGACAATGGATGAATAA
- a CDS encoding methylglyoxal synthase, which translates to MKVALIAHDKKKQDMVNFCVAYEPILVNHELYGTGTTGSRIMEATKLQVTRFKSGPLGGDQQIGALVAEDEFDLILFFRDPLTAQPHEPDVTALIRLCDVKAVPLATNIGTAEVLIKGLERGDFEFRSVQKTNRPTL; encoded by the coding sequence TTGAAAGTTGCGTTAATTGCTCACGATAAGAAAAAGCAAGACATGGTAAACTTTTGCGTTGCGTATGAACCAATCCTTGTGAACCATGAGCTTTATGGAACGGGTACAACTGGTTCAAGAATAATGGAAGCCACGAAGCTACAAGTGACTCGCTTTAAATCAGGTCCCCTCGGTGGTGACCAGCAAATTGGAGCGCTCGTTGCAGAAGATGAATTTGATTTAATTTTATTTTTCCGCGACCCGTTAACGGCACAGCCCCACGAGCCAGATGTAACAGCTCTCATTCGCCTATGTGATGTTAAAGCTGTTCCACTTGCAACCAATATTGGTACAGCAGAAGTGCTTATAAAAGGACTCGAGCGTGGTGATTTTGAATTTCGATCTGTTCAAAAAACCAATCGACCAACATTGTAG
- the dapB gene encoding 4-hydroxy-tetrahydrodipicolinate reductase, which translates to MINIVVAGPRGKMGYEAVQLCERDQDLNLVAVVDSKHNGRTLNELEGFGNLEVPIYSDMEECFSNHEVDVLVDLTTPAFGKKHMQIALAHGIRPVVGTTGFTDTDIQELTQLAEEKELGAIIAPNFAIGAILMMKFSQLAARYLTDVEIIEQHHDQKLDAPSGTAIKTAQLIATEREEKQQGHKNEKEDLAGARGANFEGMRIHSVRLPGRVAHQEVLFGGEGQLLSIKHDSLNRRSFMPGVKLSIEHVLKLDTLVYGLENLID; encoded by the coding sequence ATGATTAATATTGTAGTAGCTGGACCTAGAGGAAAGATGGGCTATGAAGCTGTTCAGCTTTGTGAAAGAGATCAAGACTTAAACCTCGTTGCAGTCGTTGATTCAAAGCATAATGGGAGAACGTTAAACGAATTAGAAGGGTTTGGTAATTTGGAAGTACCGATTTATTCGGATATGGAAGAGTGTTTTAGCAATCATGAAGTTGATGTGTTAGTCGATCTAACCACACCAGCTTTCGGTAAAAAACATATGCAGATCGCCCTTGCCCATGGTATACGACCAGTAGTCGGTACAACTGGATTTACAGATACAGACATTCAGGAATTAACACAGCTTGCTGAAGAGAAAGAGCTTGGAGCGATTATTGCCCCCAATTTCGCCATCGGTGCGATTTTAATGATGAAGTTTTCGCAGTTAGCTGCTCGCTATTTAACCGATGTGGAGATTATTGAACAACATCATGATCAAAAGTTAGATGCTCCGTCTGGAACAGCGATTAAAACCGCTCAACTCATTGCCACTGAAAGAGAAGAAAAGCAGCAAGGGCATAAAAATGAAAAAGAAGACCTCGCTGGTGCTCGTGGAGCAAATTTTGAGGGGATGCGCATTCATAGTGTTAGGCTTCCAGGCAGAGTCGCACATCAAGAAGTGCTCTTTGGCGGTGAAGGACAACTATTATCTATTAAACATGACTCATTAAACCGCCGAAGCTTTATGCCTGGTGTGAAGCTATCCATTGAGCATGTGCTCAAACTAGATACGCTTGTTTATGGACTTGAAAATTTAATTGACTAA
- a CDS encoding zinc metallopeptidase has product MSLGGYLIYLALLLIIPMIAQGKVKSAYNKYSQIRNSSGMTGAEVARKILNDNGLHDVAIEETKGELSDHYDPKAKTVRLSTNNYHKPSVAAAAIAAHEVGHAIQDAEEYAFLKFRSALVPAAQLGTSLGQWLIMIGLLITLFGSASPTILLAGIVMFSAAVLFQIVTLPVEFNASNQAMAQMVSSGIIRNDEERETKKVLNAAAMTYVAAALVAVMELARLILIYLAQRD; this is encoded by the coding sequence GTGAGTTTAGGTGGTTATTTAATATACCTCGCTCTTCTTCTCATTATTCCGATGATTGCACAAGGAAAAGTGAAAAGTGCTTACAATAAGTATTCACAAATTCGCAATTCGTCTGGAATGACAGGAGCAGAAGTAGCAAGAAAAATCTTGAACGATAACGGATTGCATGACGTAGCCATTGAAGAAACAAAAGGCGAACTTTCTGATCACTATGATCCGAAAGCGAAAACCGTTCGATTGTCTACAAATAATTATCATAAACCTTCTGTCGCAGCAGCGGCAATTGCCGCTCACGAAGTGGGTCACGCTATCCAAGATGCAGAAGAATATGCTTTTTTGAAATTTCGTAGCGCACTTGTACCAGCGGCTCAACTTGGGACGAGCTTAGGGCAGTGGCTCATTATGATTGGTTTGCTCATTACCCTTTTTGGATCAGCATCCCCAACTATTTTGCTAGCAGGAATTGTCATGTTCTCGGCTGCTGTACTGTTTCAAATTGTCACGTTACCAGTTGAGTTTAATGCATCCAACCAGGCAATGGCACAAATGGTATCGAGCGGCATTATTCGTAACGATGAAGAACGTGAGACAAAGAAAGTATTAAATGCCGCAGCGATGACGTATGTTGCTGCAGCCCTTGTAGCGGTTATGGAGCTTGCTCGTCTCATTTTAATTTACTTGGCACAACGAGACTAA
- a CDS encoding biotin--[acetyl-CoA-carboxylase] ligase yields MKSLLLRLLLAGDYVSGEVISEQLNVSRTAVWKQIKALKEQGYTIQSTTNKGYNLLQAPDTVYAHDIEARVQTKTFGRDVIAYDSVPSTQPMAHQAATNGSHEGTLIVANEQTEGRGRLGREWVVEKEQTISMSLILRPTIPLTRAPQLTLVAAVAVARAIEKVAPIDCEIKWPNDLMVNGKKLVGILTEMAADPDQLHYVIVGIGINCHQGKMEFHNQVKDVATSIYAECGQKINRSTLIAEVMNEFEWLYQSYVNDGFQAIKTLWEARALSLQQRVIARTPKGTFSGFAYGITDEGQLRLREDNGQEHLIYSADIELDTTS; encoded by the coding sequence ATGAAGTCATTACTTTTGCGACTGCTATTAGCAGGTGATTATGTTTCCGGCGAAGTCATAAGTGAACAATTAAATGTGAGTCGCACGGCAGTCTGGAAGCAAATTAAAGCATTAAAAGAACAAGGGTACACGATTCAATCAACAACAAACAAAGGCTACAACCTATTGCAAGCACCAGACACGGTCTACGCACACGATATTGAGGCAAGAGTTCAAACAAAAACCTTTGGAAGAGACGTTATTGCATACGATTCAGTGCCGTCTACTCAACCTATGGCGCACCAAGCCGCAACAAATGGCAGTCATGAAGGCACGCTAATCGTAGCAAATGAACAGACAGAAGGAAGAGGGCGATTAGGAAGAGAATGGGTTGTCGAAAAAGAGCAAACCATATCAATGTCTCTTATTTTAAGACCGACTATTCCACTTACTCGCGCCCCGCAGCTTACTCTTGTTGCTGCAGTTGCTGTTGCACGAGCGATTGAAAAGGTAGCCCCTATCGACTGTGAAATTAAATGGCCAAACGATTTAATGGTAAATGGTAAAAAGCTTGTTGGCATTCTAACGGAAATGGCAGCAGATCCAGATCAACTACATTATGTCATTGTTGGGATTGGGATAAACTGTCATCAAGGAAAAATGGAGTTTCACAATCAAGTGAAAGATGTTGCAACGTCTATTTATGCTGAATGCGGACAAAAGATAAATCGTTCTACATTGATTGCGGAAGTGATGAACGAATTTGAATGGCTTTATCAGAGCTACGTAAATGATGGTTTTCAAGCAATAAAAACGTTATGGGAAGCTCGAGCCCTTTCGTTACAGCAACGAGTGATTGCACGCACACCGAAAGGAACTTTTTCAGGATTTGCATACGGCATTACGGACGAAGGGCAATTACGATTACGGGAAGATAATGGACAAGAACATTTGATCTATTCTGCAGACATTGAACTCGACACAACCTCTTAA
- a CDS encoding tetratricopeptide repeat protein, with the protein MKEWIDEWYSLYQSVWELPLDNQVEVLENKTQQLLMTWGSLDEALQELKKKLKDENEPYAYQSKGTVLFDQGQFDQACFQLKQEQCGEKQEAIRCLYLGYALLYTNDVTASEEYFRYVQFISRQTLILHLVYQGLGLVAMLQNKLELAIQYLEKAQPLAENHEVMYNLGVCYFSLENYTYAVTCFRRYAYVKDDSDGLYALGLALLQAGEVEEARAAFLEVIETVENEADLVAVAQLVEWIGEHELACYAYEHLMLLTGKKPRWLHGFAWNKALAGDERAIHLLEELGQTDPEAKKSYEWIQATVK; encoded by the coding sequence TTGAAGGAATGGATAGACGAGTGGTATAGCCTGTACCAATCTGTTTGGGAATTACCGCTTGATAATCAAGTTGAGGTATTAGAGAATAAAACACAGCAATTACTCATGACGTGGGGATCGTTAGATGAAGCGCTTCAAGAGTTAAAAAAGAAGCTAAAAGACGAAAATGAGCCATATGCATACCAGTCAAAAGGAACGGTTCTATTTGATCAAGGTCAATTTGATCAAGCTTGTTTTCAATTAAAACAAGAACAGTGTGGGGAGAAACAAGAGGCCATTCGCTGTTTATACCTCGGATATGCTTTACTCTATACAAATGATGTAACAGCAAGTGAAGAATATTTCCGCTACGTACAGTTCATTAGTAGACAGACATTGATTCTTCATCTTGTCTACCAAGGTTTAGGATTGGTGGCTATGCTTCAAAATAAACTGGAATTAGCGATCCAGTATTTAGAAAAAGCACAACCTTTAGCAGAAAATCATGAAGTCATGTATAATTTAGGTGTATGTTACTTTTCTCTAGAAAATTACACGTATGCTGTAACGTGCTTTAGACGCTACGCGTACGTTAAAGACGATAGCGATGGTCTTTATGCATTAGGATTAGCGCTTTTGCAAGCAGGTGAAGTCGAAGAAGCTAGAGCCGCTTTCCTAGAGGTAATTGAAACGGTTGAGAATGAAGCTGACTTAGTAGCAGTTGCTCAATTAGTAGAGTGGATTGGTGAGCATGAGCTTGCCTGTTATGCCTATGAGCATTTAATGTTGCTAACAGGTAAAAAGCCGCGCTGGTTACACGGATTTGCATGGAATAAAGCATTAGCAGGAGACGAAAGAGCGATTCACTTATTAGAGGAGCTTGGTCAAACTGATCCAGAAGCGAAAAAATCCTATGAGTGGATACAAGCAACAGTAAAGTAA
- the panD gene encoding aspartate 1-decarboxylase, with protein MFRTMMKAKLHRARVTESNLNYVGSITIDEDLLDAVDLLENEKVQIVNNNNGERFETYIIKGERGSGAICLNGAAARKVQPGDVIIILSYVLLSNEEAHRHTPNVAILNESNQIVEMLGTEPASTVY; from the coding sequence ATGTTCCGAACAATGATGAAAGCAAAATTACACCGCGCTCGAGTAACGGAGTCAAACTTAAATTATGTTGGCAGTATTACCATTGATGAAGATTTACTTGATGCAGTTGACTTGTTAGAAAACGAAAAGGTTCAAATTGTTAACAACAATAACGGTGAGCGGTTTGAAACGTATATTATTAAAGGGGAACGAGGCAGCGGTGCCATTTGTTTGAATGGTGCTGCGGCTAGAAAAGTGCAGCCTGGTGATGTGATTATCATTTTAAGCTATGTTCTCCTTAGCAACGAAGAGGCTCATCGTCATACGCCTAACGTGGCTATTCTTAACGAAAGCAATCAGATTGTAGAAATGTTAGGAACAGAACCAGCTTCTACCGTTTACTAA